A region of the Styela clava chromosome 1, kaStyClav1.hap1.2, whole genome shotgun sequence genome:
CCATCAGTTATGAGAGCGATTTTTTTAcaagaagaaaataaataataacaagaacaaaaacaacataataagaAAACGATCAATATGTTCACTTCTGTCcaataaaatgatttgttttCAAAAAGATGTTTCCGCTTCAGGCTTTGCTAGTAGTAGTCATTTGAAAGTGTTAAACAATCTGCTCAAGAAACTGTGTAGAAATCAAATAATGGAtgcgaaaaatttgaaaaaagcttTTCATACTTACCGTTACCGAGTTCCCAATTTACCCGATGTTTCTGTATTTTAGCATAATTGAGTAATTAAACAGTATTTGTGgaattttattctttattatcATGTTTTCTATCCAACAGAATTAGTCCAAAAATAAGTTCCCAATGCGCACAATTTACGAAGGACATTAATTAGATCCTTGGTTATACAGCGGCTATATGTGGTTTTTGAAACTTTGCTTGAAAAGTTTGCATTAAAAATTTTACAACTACTTACCAGAAAAAAAGATAATTCATGATATGCGCCGGAGTTTCCCAGTAAGTGAAGATTAAGCCGACATTTGAGTTGCTTTgagtaatttttaaattcgtTCTAAATCCCGACATTGATTAAAGATAGAAATAACAAACAGAGTGAATTCAGATATAAGGAGGTTTTCcacatttgtatttcagatTGTAAGTTAATACTTGCCTGTGTATGATACATTATCATGAGATACCCCGTATTTTTCCTTCGCAATTGAATTTTCATATTGTGATTCTGCAACTTTCAACATATGTCTCACAAATTCTTCGTTATTTGGCATTTCCCTAAGACAATTgtgttctgaaaaaaaaaacataaaaatagtaGCAAAGCAAAGAATTATATCACATTCACTGCACCGAATATTCTTAACGAAAACGATTGACCATAAGCTGTGTGGCGTAtttcaagaaattcaaaaacatttaatTATTGTATAGAAGCACTAAAGACACTGAAGTGGCAAAATTCGTTTCAAAGATTTAACCCTCCCTTCCTATTTATTGTGGCCTATGTAAACTTTTCCAGTTTTGCAATAacctaaaacaaaaaatagtattctaaaatattcaaaaacgcTCTTgccttctattataaaattttgtttgtattgAGACCGATATTGATGTATGTGCCCCACCCCAGTGAATGAAAACATTGAACATAAAAAACACGTGAAACatgccaaaatttttttttttttacgtaGGCAATTCAATTTGTAGAGACGGTCATGAgttgtgaaaaaatttgatGGACGCAAAGAAAGAAAGAATGGAAACTTTACGATGCGGAATATGATGGAAAAGATTTTCAACGCAGATATTTTGCGATCAATGATGAATCTCTACAGTAAACCTGTACTCTCAATGAGAAATATTGGTTAATATGTGATAACGAAGCAAAATCGCATTATTTTCGAAAGAGGTGGCAGACAAAGTCAAGCATACAATGTCCGTTGTCTATAATACTATATAAATACGAAAACAAAATCCTAAAAAAGATTTTGTTGTTCTATTTCTTGTTTATGCATACTGATTCCCGTGTATAAATACCAGCTTTACCCTTGATGTAATTTGCAAAGATATAAAATGTATGCTGCTGAtaataattgcaaaaaaaataaaaagtatgtGACATGCATTGAAAtagcatttttaatatttagtaGGATATGGTAATACATTTGTATTATTACAGCAATACGAAGTTGCGGCATGAAATGGACAACGTAACGCAATCTctttaatattcattttcaaatacaataatatattttgttccaCTACCTATTTCAAATATCTACACGCATTGAttcaaatcaaatcaaaaaagGATATATCGAAAGCCAACTTTTAATGAGGTAAATGTTTTCTGTTATGTCTATTCGTATTTTAATTGAATGATTTCTATGCGAAATAGTCCTTGGGTATCGTATAGGTCGTTTACTAATAAACGGTAATTGTAACAGAAATGTTCAAAACAATCGCTGAGTGTTTGTTTAACTCTTGTCATGAGTATAGTATGACTAATGTTTACCATTATATAACCAACAGAGCCGAGGCTAGAATTCGAAGTATATATTATTTCACGGCAAATTTGAGTCATTAAAACcgcaaaaaattagaaaatattctTCTATGATTATTCGCCATTCAAATGGTTTTAAAAGTGAACCCATTTTCGTGAGATGTTGACAGATAGTAAGAACACAAATGAAATCGAGTCTTTGTCGTCAGTGTTTCTAAGAATTCTGTTTTAGCCTCAAGGTATTAAACTGATTTGCAATATAAAAGCAAATAGGGCACCTCTAATTCTCagtaataaaatgatatttatgtGGAAGCAAGCTACAAATTTATAAACTGCGCTAGATCAATTTATTTGCGTGTTGTTAACTATAAAAGTGCTGTAATACCTTGTAGAACATCTGCAATCATAAATCACCAATTACCTTGGATACGCATTTCACAATAAATTTCACGATAAAAATCTGTCACATCTATCTTAAAACatgttaatatatttcatgaggtatataaaattttgaaatttgctgccaatttcaaatttgcattTCAGGTTtagtaaaatgttttaaacaaTCGTTTAtctgattttattttagatttaaaTCATTGTACgcatttctttatttaaaatGTTGTACGGAACCTTCATTTTGCTCCTCGGAATGTTTTCTCAAAGCCGAGCTGGTAAGTAGTCTAGTCAACAATTTCTTTAATAGTTTATACGACTGCAAATAAGTTATTCTTGATTTATTAGCTGTGTAAAAACTTGTAAATGTAAAGTGCTTGTATATATGAATTTTCATGCTTTTAAAACCTTTTTACTTGTACCTTCCAAAATAAAGTCACTGATTGATTTGGATCATACCTAACtgttgtaaatttttattaaacaaattttgaagTAGAGCAAATTGAATTAACATACTTTTTCCTACATAAAACTCGTCTTTATCAATcaaaaacaatttcaattttcattcaaatagtTCAACGTGAAACGGTTTATGTTCGTAATTACGAACTTACCTTATTCACTGGCATTGATGATGCCACAAATCATGTACGTGCTCGGTTAGCGTGTACAGTTTGGAAACCTCGTTCTCACTTGGTTTATATCAAAGACGAACAAGTTCAAAATGCCGTCGATGATTTGTTAGAAGCCTGGTAAGTAGGGTCAACTGCTTTTACagcaatctgaaatattttcttaCATTTTGGCTATAACTATTTTGTCACAGTGAAGATAATGCATCGTCTTTCTTCAACTGTCTATTATTAGATCTGTGAGGCTAATTCTTTCTTTGACTAATCTTGCTTCAGAGAGTTGAAGGATATCATTGGATATTCCCATAATGAAGaaggttttatttcaattttggacTGAACACTCTGTTTTTCGTCACAGCTGTAATCATGGAAATTTTTGGTTTCATGTTGACTTAAAATACTAATATAGTTTACAttagaatttgaatttttagtcAACATCATTAAGTGGGCAATCGCATATTCTTTTGTAATAAACCAATTTGATACATGTTTTGCAACATTAGGGGTTACCCAAATGTGTGGATAGGAGCAAGTGACTTCAACAAAGAAGGCATCTGGGTATGGGATGATGGAACACTCGTAGATACTGGATTTACAAACTGGTGATTGCTTTATCAATAATGGAAAAATTTGAGGTTTTCTGCCTGGAGTCAATGAATTAATTTTCacaaatcatatatattttcatgattatattattaattttaatgtaAGATGGAGCGAATCAATCTTATTATTTGGttacatgaaaatatattgttttaattgtAATCGACtactttgaataaatatattccTCACTAGTAATTGTACCTTTGCAGTTTTTTTAATCTATCTTTGTAAAAGTTACTTTGATTCCAGAAATTAGGATTGTGCCGCCATTTTGCACACACACATCTACATCTCAAGCGGATAAAacttatttgtgtttttaggGAGCCGGGTCAACCTTTTCGTGTTGCCGATGATATGGATTGCTTGGCTCATTGGAATCATACATGGAACGATAAATATTGTCGCCATTATTATGGTTACATTTGTCAGATAGGTAAATTGAAGCGTGATACCATATTCCCTTTTGTATTATACCCTTTATAACGATCTTCGGGGCTATCATGTGGATTATAACTTCTTAATccgcaaaaaaaattaaaaaaaaaaattagttttgaagATTTCAATCTTACTACTTCGTTTACAGATACTTCAGATATTTCAGCTTCGTTTTATTCGGATTTAACATTCAGTTTTTCGTCGAGCAAAGGTAACGCATCAACAGCATTGACATTTGATAAAGCCAAACagcattgtgaaaaacaaggAAGTCGACTTGTCAAAATTGGAAACGAAAGactgtataaaaaaatacaaagtgaATTAAAAAGGCAAGAATTaacaattttaatgaaatttatgataaatattgattgtttaatatcattttttcacgctcaattaaaatttctttcattttttcggCTAACAATTTAGTAACTAATCGCAGCAATTATGTGATACGCAGATCATTTATCGATTACTTGAAGAGTTCACATAGTTTATCATTGCTGTTTGGAAAAATATACGAAATTCATAACCGACAAACTTTTTATGCATGTTTTAAGTGACCCGAAAAGGAAATGTTGGGTTGATGTCGAAAACCCTCCAAAAAGGAAATGTGTCGCATTGACACACAATAGATGGGAAAGTCGCGATTGTCAAGAAAAACTAGAATTTGCATGTGAAAAAAGTAAGTTGAAACAATATAACACagcaattattttgaaaaaatgatctCGATAATCTCTGATAGTTACCAATAGGGGAAAACCCTAATGCACCGAGTAAGCTGATAGGATTGGCGGATAagcaatatgaataaaatatctgGTCTCGTGGGAGTCGctcaaaatttgagaaaaaataagAGCAATATTTTTCTTGTAAATTCTTTCATTTTACATATTAAATATGTGAAATCATTCCATGAGTCAATTACTTGCgagaaatgcaaattttttcaagaataacTAACAATCTTCCCAAAACCAACAAGaaataccaacaacaaaaaaatcagcAAGGCGATTCATAAGTCCCCTTAGTGTccagttataaaatatttaatctttGTTAAAGTTTTCAAAACCGTAGCTCAAGAATTCTCACattcaaacaaataataataagaaaatcgaggaaaaatgattttttattcgCAAAACAGATACTTAATATCGTAAAACGATGGCTTTGAAAGTTCGTTCCATTATTAACCGCGTACCCGTTAATTAATATCCAATACTTTGTTACAGTTTTTCCATGGAATGTAAAAGTTTCTGACGACAATCCCAGAATCACAGAAACAACAAATTTGGAAATTGAATGCACCGCTTCAGGTTTTCCTGTTCCAAATCTTAGTTGGCACCGTGATGCCGTAGAAGTCAAAGATGAAGTTAGTGAACGAGTATATCAAACAAAATCTTCCGGAAAGTCTGTCTTGTTTATCAAAAACGCAAAATTAGAAGATTCCGGAAAATATCAATGCTTTGCTTCAAATAACATGATCCGTTCTGCAAGAAGTTTCACAATAGTCGAAGGTTTCTATATTATATTCAGTATAACTATTGTGCAGATATCCCACATTCCAGTGAAATGAgttaaacatataaaaaattatgtaatatGTGATAAAGATGTATTGTTGTATTTGAGAAGAAGGTTTTGAACAATAAATCAAACTGAAACATTTTTGTTCTAAGATCCAAGACAaacgaaaatatttattatttttatcaaactAGAACGACTTTTATTTTAGTTTACGACAAAGAGTTTGATTTGACTTCTCTATCGGACGTGGCGATTTATGGGGGACAACAAGGATTTTACGCATTGCAAAAACAGTTATCAAGACCAAAGATGGCAATGTCTTATGCACAGAAACCCGAACCAAG
Encoded here:
- the LOC120348412 gene encoding uncharacterized protein LOC120348412 → MLYGTFILLLGMFSQSRAVQRETVYVRNYELTLFTGIDDATNHVRARLACTVWKPRSHLVYIKDEQVQNAVDDLLEAWGYPNVWIGASDFNKEGIWVWDDGTLVDTGFTNWEPGQPFRVADDMDCLAHWNHTWNDKYCRHYYGYICQIDTSDISASFYSDLTFSFSSSKGNASTALTFDKAKQHCEKQGSRLVKIGNERLYKKIQSELKRVHIVYHCCLEKYTKFITDKLFMHVLSDPKRKCWVDVENPPKRKCVALTHNRWESRDCQEKLEFACEKIFPWNVKVSDDNPRITETTNLEIECTASGFPVPNLSWHRDAVEVKDEVSERVYQTKSSGKSVLFIKNAKLEDSGKYQCFASNNMIRSARSFTIVEVYDKEFDLTSLSDVAIYGGQQGFYALQKQLSRPKMAMSYAQKPEPSLHMECNKSWVLPAGIVLAVLWFILLVFLFHKSRSTQCGN